A window from Flavobacterium gyeonganense encodes these proteins:
- a CDS encoding UpxY family transcription antiterminator has translation MNWYVVYTKPKWEKKVAEKLNEIDIECYCPLITQIKQWSDRKKIEVPLFNSYVFVKLTDLDRNSVFQVAGVVRYLFWLGKPAIVRNEEILTIKQSLSNNNISNISVVPYKKGDKVKLETGVFSSQNAIVQEVTNTYCIVVLESLGCILKIKYT, from the coding sequence ATGAATTGGTATGTTGTTTATACGAAACCTAAATGGGAGAAAAAAGTAGCAGAAAAATTAAATGAGATAGATATTGAATGCTATTGTCCATTGATTACTCAAATAAAACAATGGTCTGATAGAAAAAAAATTGAAGTTCCTCTTTTTAATTCGTATGTTTTTGTTAAATTGACAGACTTAGATCGAAATTCTGTTTTTCAGGTTGCAGGAGTTGTTCGTTATTTATTTTGGTTGGGTAAACCTGCGATTGTTCGAAATGAAGAAATTTTAACGATTAAACAAAGTCTTTCAAATAACAATATTTCCAATATTTCTGTCGTGCCTTACAAAAAGGGAGATAAAGTGAAATTAGAAACAGGTGTTTTTAGTAGTCAAAATGCAATTGTTCAAGAGGTGACAAATACATATTGTATTGTTGTATTGGAATCTTTAGGATGCATTTTAAAAATTAAATATACATGA
- a CDS encoding nucleotide sugar dehydrogenase: MNNNVKIAVIGLGYVGLPLARLFATQYPVVGFDINESRIVSLKQGVDTTLEVEDAVLQNVLISTPNDKKGLYCTSDIANIVDCNYFIITVPTPVDKNNRPDLTPLYKASEAVGKVLKAGDIVIYESTVYPGVTEEQCVPVLEKTSGLKFNIDFFAGYSPERINPGDKEHTVEKILKITSGSTAETGLKVDKLYKSVITAGTYLAPTIKVAEAAKVIENSQRDINIAFVNELAKIFNLMNIDTQEVLAAAATKWNFLPFKPGLVGGHCIGVDPYYLAQRAQEFGYHPEIILAGRRLNDSMGEYIASQVVKLMIKKGISVNHAELLMLGVTFKENCPDVRNTKIVDVIRALKEYGISVTIYDPLANTEEVEKEYRLKTTNVLPKDKFDAIVLGVAHSEFLKINFLEIQKANSLIYDVKGVLGTIADNRL, from the coding sequence ATGAATAATAACGTAAAAATAGCCGTTATTGGATTAGGTTATGTAGGTTTGCCTTTGGCTCGTTTATTTGCTACTCAATATCCAGTAGTTGGCTTTGATATTAATGAATCAAGAATTGTAAGTTTAAAACAAGGAGTTGATACGACATTGGAAGTTGAAGATGCTGTTTTACAAAATGTATTAATTAGCACGCCAAATGATAAAAAAGGACTATATTGTACTTCAGATATAGCTAATATCGTTGATTGTAACTATTTTATAATAACAGTTCCAACACCAGTTGATAAGAATAATCGCCCAGATTTAACTCCACTGTATAAAGCGAGTGAGGCAGTAGGTAAGGTATTAAAGGCTGGAGATATAGTAATTTATGAATCTACTGTTTATCCTGGCGTAACAGAGGAGCAATGTGTGCCTGTTTTGGAAAAAACATCTGGGTTAAAATTTAATATAGATTTTTTTGCCGGATATTCTCCTGAAAGGATTAATCCAGGGGATAAAGAACATACGGTAGAGAAAATTCTGAAAATTACATCAGGATCTACTGCCGAAACAGGTTTGAAAGTTGATAAGCTTTATAAATCGGTTATTACTGCAGGTACTTACCTTGCTCCAACAATAAAAGTGGCAGAAGCTGCTAAGGTTATTGAAAATTCTCAGCGTGATATTAATATTGCCTTTGTTAATGAACTTGCCAAAATATTTAATCTAATGAATATTGACACACAAGAGGTATTAGCAGCTGCAGCAACTAAGTGGAATTTTCTTCCTTTTAAACCCGGTTTAGTTGGTGGGCATTGCATAGGTGTTGACCCTTATTATTTGGCTCAGCGAGCACAAGAATTTGGATATCATCCTGAAATAATTTTAGCAGGACGCCGTTTAAATGACAGTATGGGTGAATACATAGCATCTCAGGTAGTAAAATTAATGATAAAAAAAGGTATTTCAGTAAATCATGCCGAGCTGTTAATGTTAGGAGTAACTTTTAAAGAGAACTGTCCTGATGTTCGAAATACTAAAATTGTTGACGTTATAAGAGCATTAAAAGAATATGGAATTTCCGTTACAATATATGATCCCTTAGCAAATACTGAAGAGGTTGAAAAAGAATACAGACTAAAGACTACCAATGTTTTGCCAAAAGACAAATTTGATGCTATAGTTTTAGGAGTTGCACATTCAGAATTTTTAAAGATAAATTTTCTGGAAATTCAAAAAGCAAACAGTTTAATATATGATGTAAAAGGAGTTTTAGGAACTATAGCAGATAATAGATTATAG
- a CDS encoding SDR family oxidoreductase, translating into METNIQNTILITGGAGFIGSNLCEHFLNLGQNVICLDNFSTGHRHNLSNFMTNPSFKLIEGDIRNISDCNLAVQGIDYVLHQAALGSVPRSINDPITTNEVNVSGFLNMLVAARDAKVKRFVYAASSSTYGDSKEMPKVEDVIGKPLSPYAITKYVNELYAEIFSKTYGLETIGLRYFNVFGRRQDPKGAYAAVIPKFVMQLMNYESPVINGDGNYSRDFTYIDNVIQMNALAIFSNNVEAVNTVYNTAFGERNTLNDLVGYLKKYLGEFDSKIVDVPIIYGENRVGDIPHSLASIEKAKMILGYNPEYSLEEGLKEAVSWYWNNLK; encoded by the coding sequence ATGGAAACAAACATTCAAAACACTATTTTAATAACGGGTGGGGCTGGTTTTATTGGTTCTAACCTATGTGAACATTTTTTAAATTTAGGACAAAATGTAATCTGCCTAGATAACTTTTCAACAGGACATCGTCATAATTTAAGTAATTTTATGACAAATCCGAGTTTTAAATTAATTGAAGGCGATATAAGAAATATATCTGATTGTAATTTAGCAGTTCAGGGAATAGATTACGTATTGCATCAGGCAGCATTGGGTTCTGTACCAAGGTCTATAAACGATCCTATTACTACTAATGAAGTAAATGTTTCGGGTTTTTTGAATATGTTGGTTGCTGCACGTGATGCTAAAGTAAAACGATTTGTCTATGCAGCAAGTTCTTCTACTTATGGAGACTCTAAAGAAATGCCTAAAGTAGAAGATGTAATCGGGAAGCCATTGTCTCCTTATGCAATCACTAAATATGTAAATGAACTATATGCCGAAATTTTTAGTAAAACATACGGATTAGAAACAATTGGTTTGCGTTATTTTAATGTTTTTGGAAGAAGACAAGATCCAAAAGGTGCGTACGCAGCAGTGATTCCTAAATTTGTAATGCAATTAATGAATTATGAAAGTCCTGTAATTAATGGTGATGGGAATTATTCAAGAGATTTTACGTATATTGATAATGTAATTCAGATGAATGCTCTTGCAATTTTTTCTAATAACGTAGAAGCAGTTAATACGGTTTATAATACGGCATTTGGAGAAAGAAATACTTTGAACGATTTAGTTGGATACTTGAAAAAATATTTAGGAGAATTTGATTCAAAAATTGTAGATGTGCCAATTATTTATGGTGAAAACCGAGTTGGAGACATTCCACATTCGTTAGCAAGTATAGAAAAAGCAAAAATGATTTTAGGATATAATCCTGAATATTCACTTGAAGAGGGATTAAAAGAAGCAGTTAGTTGGTATTGGAATAATTTAAAATAG
- a CDS encoding polysaccharide biosynthesis/export family protein, translating into MTKNCFYLLLISALFTSCIPIKDLVYLQDKGTAGNENTVSAVEAKPYRLQVNDVLNVDIKAIDPKLVAIFKASENENSSGGKSESQLYFNGFTVDDHGNIRMPILGEINVIGYTLEEVRIKIEKKLLEEYFKTEANIFVTVKLSGFRYTINGEVGSTGTKIIFKENVNIMEAIANAGDITTVGNRKAVTIIRQTPTGVQMNDIDLTDVNVMKSPYYYLQPNDYVYVKPLRQKTWGTGQTGIQSIGTIITLLSLATTVYLIIKN; encoded by the coding sequence ATGACAAAAAACTGTTTTTATTTATTACTAATTAGTGCGCTTTTTACATCATGTATTCCCATAAAAGATTTAGTGTATTTGCAGGATAAAGGGACTGCCGGAAATGAGAATACAGTTTCTGCAGTTGAAGCAAAGCCTTACAGATTACAGGTTAACGATGTTTTAAATGTGGATATTAAAGCTATTGATCCTAAATTAGTTGCTATTTTTAAAGCTTCTGAAAATGAAAATAGTAGCGGAGGTAAATCCGAGTCACAATTATATTTTAACGGTTTTACTGTTGATGATCATGGAAATATAAGAATGCCAATTTTAGGAGAAATAAACGTAATTGGATATACGCTTGAAGAAGTACGCATCAAAATTGAAAAAAAACTACTTGAGGAATATTTCAAAACAGAAGCAAATATATTTGTTACCGTAAAATTATCAGGTTTCAGGTATACTATAAACGGCGAAGTAGGGAGCACAGGAACTAAAATAATATTTAAAGAAAATGTAAATATTATGGAAGCCATTGCAAATGCTGGTGATATTACTACTGTTGGTAATAGAAAAGCGGTTACTATAATACGACAAACGCCTACAGGTGTACAGATGAATGATATTGATCTGACAGATGTAAATGTGATGAAATCTCCTTACTATTATTTGCAGCCTAATGATTATGTTTATGTAAAGCCATTAAGGCAAAAAACTTGGGGAACGGGACAAACCGGTATTCAGTCAATAGGTACTATAATAACTTTATTGTCATTGGCAACAACGGTATATTTGATTATCAAAAATTAA
- the recR gene encoding recombination mediator RecR translates to MEFSSKLIEKAVSEMSQLPGIGKRTALRLVLHLLKQPKEQTVFLSQALLNMREDIKFCENCHNISDTKVCEICANSARNRQTICVVEDIRDVMAIENTGQYKGIYHVLGGKISPIEGVGPSQLNVTTLVEKVKLGKVVEIIFALSSTMEGDTTNFYIYKQIADSDIIISTIARGISVGDELEYADEVTLGRSILQRIPFEKTFKNN, encoded by the coding sequence CAGTCAGCGAAATGTCCCAGTTGCCAGGAATAGGTAAGCGTACGGCCTTGCGTTTGGTTCTTCATCTGTTAAAACAGCCAAAAGAGCAAACAGTTTTTTTGTCTCAGGCATTATTAAATATGCGAGAGGATATTAAATTTTGCGAAAATTGTCATAATATTTCTGATACAAAAGTTTGTGAAATTTGTGCTAATTCAGCAAGAAATCGTCAGACTATTTGTGTTGTTGAAGATATAAGGGATGTAATGGCTATTGAAAATACAGGGCAATATAAAGGGATTTATCATGTTTTAGGAGGTAAGATTTCTCCAATTGAAGGAGTTGGGCCGAGCCAGTTAAATGTAACAACCCTTGTTGAAAAGGTAAAATTGGGTAAAGTTGTTGAGATTATTTTTGCCTTAAGTTCGACTATGGAAGGAGATACTACAAATTTTTATATCTATAAACAAATCGCTGATTCTGATATTATAATTTCTACAATAGCAAGGGGGATTTCAGTAGGAGATGAATTAGAATATGCGGATGAAGTTACGCTTGGAAGAAGTATTTTACAACGTATACCTTTCGAAAAAACATTCAAAAACAATTAG
- a CDS encoding mannose-1-phosphate guanylyltransferase — MDENNLITHVILTGGVGSRLWPLSRKSQPKQYLEIFEGKSLFEMTVERNSYLANKVMVIGNVDNHHLSGNVMEKSKTSYINIVEATPRNTAAAIAFAAFASNPDDILIVTPSDHIIDKMEDYTNAINQAILKAKEGFIVTFGIIPTKPETGYGYIESKGDKVISFREKPNETTAKDFIAKGNFLWNSGMFCFKASVLLDELKQFQPEVFEKSKVVWESSKEGFLDLDASLEIPSISIDYAVMERSKKIKVVPASFSWSDLGSFESVYDYLVSKGHSVDKNGNMVIGCDKHTTFLGLKNTIFVYTETANLILQKENSQDVKDIYSALEKQNSELLN, encoded by the coding sequence ATGGACGAAAATAATTTAATTACACATGTTATTCTAACCGGAGGTGTAGGTAGCAGATTATGGCCTCTTTCCCGTAAAAGCCAGCCTAAACAATATTTGGAAATATTTGAAGGAAAATCTTTATTTGAAATGACTGTTGAACGAAACAGTTACTTAGCAAATAAGGTAATGGTGATTGGGAATGTTGATAATCATCATTTAAGCGGTAATGTAATGGAGAAATCTAAAACTTCATATATCAATATCGTTGAAGCTACTCCCAGAAATACTGCTGCAGCAATTGCATTTGCAGCTTTTGCCTCTAATCCGGATGATATATTAATAGTCACTCCGTCCGATCATATTATTGATAAAATGGAGGATTATACTAATGCCATAAATCAGGCGATTTTAAAAGCTAAGGAAGGTTTTATTGTAACCTTTGGTATCATTCCAACCAAACCAGAAACGGGTTACGGATATATTGAGTCAAAAGGGGATAAAGTGATTTCATTTAGAGAAAAACCAAATGAAACAACTGCTAAAGATTTTATTGCAAAAGGTAATTTTTTATGGAATAGTGGAATGTTTTGCTTTAAAGCTAGTGTACTTTTGGATGAATTAAAACAATTTCAGCCTGAGGTCTTTGAAAAATCCAAAGTAGTTTGGGAATCAAGTAAAGAAGGGTTTTTAGATTTAGATGCATCTTTGGAAATCCCATCAATTAGTATAGATTATGCTGTCATGGAGCGCAGTAAAAAAATTAAAGTTGTTCCGGCATCTTTCTCCTGGTCAGATTTAGGTTCTTTTGAATCAGTTTATGACTATCTGGTTTCAAAAGGACATTCTGTTGATAAAAATGGTAACATGGTTATTGGATGTGATAAACATACAACTTTTCTGGGATTAAAGAATACGATTTTTGTTTATACAGAAACAGCTAATTTGATTCTGCAAAAAGAAAATTCTCAGGATGTAAAAGATATATATAGTGCGCTAGAAAAGCAAAACTCAGAATTATTAAATTAA
- a CDS encoding exopolysaccharide transport family protein — MLDIKDFSIFENHTGFDFKGFLLKIFGYWKLFLVSLIIAFTIAYQVNIRKEKIYSMKTLISIKEESNPFFTSNTSLVFNWGGISDQVSGISTILQSRSHNELVVDKLQYYIDYLQKGDYNMVDVYGSVPFYVNIDKTKPQLAGTLISIKFLSPNEYEIRIPFENNSVSLFTYADNSYSSTTVQPIEFIKKYKVGERVGLPFLNWKLEINDNPGFYTGKEYFIKFNNFDATVSNYRGIGVEADEKAGSILTLSLQGTNKARMVEYLNSTVKMLIKNQLDTKNLFATNTISFIDSTLVAMESQLKETGNELKSFRKDKNIYEIEEGGEKVSEKILNFDVERDAVTRKIAYYNSLKAYLKNSNDYSKLPAPSVAGIEDPNIVTNVSKLIALSAQRSEMSYAVKSDKIFKDFDNQMIAVKNVLLENIATAKSSLQYDLSLVNNKISEAESTIKKLPEEQQELLKIKRKYDLSDNIYATFLQKRNEAEIVKASNLSDIHFIDSAKDIGGGLIGPKTSVNYVLALFLGILIPLIIVFLLFFINNTIQNTDDISTQTHIPLIGVVGINKENTSLAVFQKPKSALSEAFRGIRSSLQFMYKKRQLDGAKTLMLTSSISGEGKTFCSINIATVFALSEKKTVIIGMDLRKPRLADEFNLVNQYGVVNYLIKQKTLNEIVNKTQIPYLDVILSGPIPPNPSELIISEVMGELIDELKKTYDYIILDTPPVGLVSDSLELMQYSDVTLYVVRQNYSKKEMITLLNNRVKRGELSNVSIILNGFENKAKYGSAYGYGYYGSYGTYSNGYHEEEKETGFLKNIFKIFKK, encoded by the coding sequence ATGTTAGATATAAAAGATTTTTCCATTTTTGAAAATCATACAGGTTTCGATTTTAAAGGCTTTCTTCTCAAAATTTTCGGCTATTGGAAATTGTTTTTAGTAAGCTTAATTATTGCGTTTACCATAGCGTATCAGGTTAATATTCGAAAAGAAAAGATTTACAGTATGAAAACTTTAATTTCGATTAAAGAAGAAAGTAATCCTTTTTTTACTTCCAATACAAGTTTGGTTTTTAACTGGGGAGGTATTTCAGATCAGGTAAGCGGTATTTCTACTATTCTACAATCAAGATCGCACAACGAATTGGTAGTAGATAAATTGCAGTATTATATAGATTATCTTCAAAAAGGGGATTATAACATGGTTGATGTATATGGTTCTGTTCCTTTTTATGTTAATATTGATAAAACAAAACCGCAGTTAGCAGGAACCTTAATTAGCATCAAATTTTTAAGTCCAAATGAATATGAAATCAGAATTCCGTTTGAGAATAATTCGGTTTCACTTTTTACATATGCTGATAACAGTTACAGCAGTACAACTGTTCAACCTATTGAATTTATTAAAAAATATAAAGTTGGAGAACGGGTTGGGTTGCCATTTTTAAACTGGAAACTGGAAATAAATGATAATCCTGGTTTTTATACAGGAAAAGAATATTTTATAAAGTTTAATAATTTTGACGCTACAGTTTCGAACTATAGAGGAATCGGTGTTGAAGCAGATGAAAAGGCTGGTTCAATTTTGACGCTATCGTTACAGGGAACAAATAAAGCAAGAATGGTGGAATATTTAAATTCGACTGTTAAAATGCTGATAAAAAACCAGTTAGATACTAAGAATCTATTTGCTACAAATACCATAAGCTTTATTGATAGTACTCTCGTTGCCATGGAATCTCAATTAAAAGAAACTGGAAATGAGCTTAAATCTTTCAGAAAGGATAAAAATATATATGAGATAGAAGAAGGAGGAGAAAAGGTTTCGGAGAAGATTCTTAATTTTGATGTTGAAAGAGATGCAGTAACCCGTAAAATTGCCTACTACAATTCTTTAAAAGCATATTTGAAAAACAGTAATGATTATTCAAAGTTGCCTGCGCCTTCTGTTGCAGGAATTGAAGATCCTAATATTGTTACAAACGTTTCCAAACTTATTGCATTGTCTGCACAGAGATCTGAAATGTCTTACGCTGTAAAGAGTGATAAAATTTTTAAAGATTTCGATAATCAAATGATTGCGGTGAAAAATGTTTTACTTGAAAACATAGCAACAGCAAAGTCATCTTTACAATATGATTTATCGTTGGTCAACAATAAAATTAGCGAAGCGGAGAGTACTATTAAAAAACTCCCGGAAGAACAGCAAGAATTATTGAAAATCAAAAGAAAATATGATTTAAGTGATAATATTTACGCTACGTTTCTCCAAAAAAGAAATGAAGCCGAGATTGTAAAAGCATCTAATTTATCCGACATACATTTTATAGATAGTGCAAAAGATATTGGTGGAGGTTTGATTGGTCCGAAAACTTCTGTGAATTACGTTTTAGCTTTGTTTTTAGGTATCCTTATACCCTTAATTATTGTTTTTCTGCTTTTTTTTATTAATAATACAATTCAAAATACCGATGATATTAGTACTCAAACACATATTCCATTAATTGGAGTTGTTGGTATCAATAAAGAAAATACCAGTTTAGCAGTTTTTCAGAAACCTAAATCAGCATTATCAGAAGCTTTTAGAGGCATTCGTTCGTCTTTGCAGTTTATGTATAAAAAAAGGCAATTAGACGGAGCAAAAACATTAATGCTTACTTCATCAATCAGTGGGGAAGGAAAGACATTCTGTTCAATTAATATTGCAACTGTTTTTGCACTTAGTGAGAAAAAAACAGTGATTATAGGAATGGATTTAAGAAAGCCCAGATTGGCAGACGAATTCAATTTGGTAAATCAATATGGTGTTGTTAATTATTTGATAAAGCAAAAAACGCTCAATGAAATAGTAAATAAAACTCAGATTCCATATCTTGATGTTATTCTTTCAGGACCAATTCCCCCTAATCCTTCAGAATTAATTATAAGTGAAGTAATGGGCGAATTAATCGATGAGCTTAAAAAAACATATGATTACATAATACTTGATACACCTCCTGTTGGACTTGTTTCTGATTCATTAGAATTGATGCAGTATAGTGATGTGACGCTGTATGTTGTCAGGCAAAATTATTCGAAAAAAGAAATGATCACATTATTAAATAACCGAGTTAAAAGAGGTGAATTAAGTAATGTTAGTATTATTTTGAATGGTTTTGAAAATAAGGCTAAGTATGGATCAGCTTATGGTTATGGATATTATGGTAGTTATGGAACATATTCAAATGGATATCATGAAGAGGAAAAGGAAACAGGTTTTCTTAAAAATATTTTTAAAATATTTAAAAAATAA
- a CDS encoding UDP-glucose 6-dehydrogenase → MKITKICCIGAGYVGGPTMAVIAQKCPHIKVTVVDLNEQRIKDWNDPNTDNIPIYEPGLSEVVAEARGRNLFFSTDVDMAIDEAEVVFISVNTPTKTYGKGKGMAADLKYIELCARQIARVSKNNKIVVEKSTLPVRTAEAIKSILDNTGNGVQFQILSNPEFLAEGTAVTDLLSPDRILIGGDSTPGGDVAINALVDVYANWVSRDKILTTNVWSSELSKLTANAFLAQRISSINAMSEVCEKTGADVNEVARAIGMDSRIGAKFLKASVGFGGSCFQKDILNLVYIAKSYGLNEVADYWEQVIIMNDYQKRRFSNKIVQTLYNTVADKKITFLGWAFKKDTNDTRESAAIYVADDLINEQAKISVYDPKVPKNKILSDLDYLGTRNSSENIDAILTFEDPYEACSEAHAIAILTEWDEFTKYDWQRIYDSMKKPAFVFDGRNILNAKELKSIGFIYNAIGS, encoded by the coding sequence ATGAAAATAACAAAAATTTGTTGTATCGGAGCAGGTTACGTGGGGGGGCCAACTATGGCAGTAATTGCCCAAAAATGCCCACATATTAAAGTAACTGTAGTAGATTTGAATGAACAAAGGATCAAAGACTGGAATGATCCAAATACTGACAATATTCCAATTTATGAACCGGGTCTTTCTGAAGTTGTAGCTGAAGCGAGAGGTAGAAATCTCTTCTTTTCTACCGATGTAGATATGGCTATAGATGAAGCAGAAGTTGTTTTTATATCAGTGAATACGCCAACCAAAACTTATGGAAAAGGTAAAGGGATGGCTGCTGATCTGAAATATATAGAATTATGTGCAAGGCAAATAGCTAGAGTTTCTAAAAATAATAAAATAGTAGTAGAAAAATCAACTTTGCCTGTTCGTACTGCAGAAGCTATAAAAAGTATTTTGGATAATACTGGAAATGGTGTGCAATTTCAGATTCTTTCTAATCCCGAATTTTTAGCAGAAGGTACTGCTGTTACTGATTTGTTAAGTCCGGATAGAATTCTAATAGGAGGAGATTCAACTCCTGGGGGAGATGTTGCTATTAATGCTTTAGTTGATGTTTATGCTAATTGGGTAAGCCGGGATAAAATTTTAACAACTAATGTTTGGTCATCTGAATTGTCTAAACTTACAGCAAATGCTTTTTTAGCTCAGCGTATTTCATCAATCAATGCAATGTCTGAAGTTTGTGAAAAGACAGGTGCAGATGTAAATGAAGTGGCTCGTGCTATTGGTATGGATAGCCGTATTGGTGCTAAATTTTTAAAGGCTTCAGTAGGATTTGGAGGTTCTTGTTTTCAAAAAGATATTCTGAATTTGGTTTATATCGCAAAATCTTATGGATTAAACGAAGTTGCTGATTACTGGGAACAGGTTATTATTATGAATGATTATCAAAAAAGAAGATTTTCAAATAAAATTGTTCAGACTTTATACAATACTGTAGCTGATAAAAAGATAACTTTTTTAGGCTGGGCATTTAAAAAAGACACAAATGACACTCGCGAATCTGCTGCAATATATGTTGCCGATGATTTGATTAATGAACAGGCTAAAATCTCAGTTTATGATCCAAAGGTACCGAAGAATAAAATTTTAAGTGATTTAGATTATTTAGGCACAAGAAACTCTTCAGAAAATATAGATGCTATTCTTACATTTGAAGATCCTTATGAAGCATGCAGTGAAGCGCATGCAATTGCAATTCTTACCGAATGGGATGAGTTTACTAAATATGATTGGCAAAGAATATATGATTCGATGAAAAAACCAGCTTTTGTTTTTGACGGAAGAAATATTTTAAATGCAAAAGAATTAAAGTCAATAGGGTTTATTTACAATGCGATAGGCTCTTAA